In Sphingomonas sp. G-3-2-10, a single window of DNA contains:
- a CDS encoding Lrp/AsnC family transcriptional regulator, with product MRFDEIDMRILALLQENGRMTNVELAERVGLTAPPCLRRVRALEETGAIQGYHAALEPAQLGYNLTVFALVSLKSQAETDLRAFETLVAEIPEVRECHMLNGEIDFILKIVATDLPTFQNMLTTRLTTAPNVEHVKTSFTIRTSKALPGVPVQS from the coding sequence ATGCGATTCGATGAGATCGACATGCGGATATTAGCGCTGCTCCAGGAAAATGGCCGGATGACGAATGTCGAACTGGCGGAGCGTGTCGGGCTGACCGCCCCGCCCTGCCTGCGCCGCGTCCGCGCGCTGGAGGAAACCGGCGCGATCCAGGGCTATCATGCCGCGCTGGAACCCGCGCAGCTCGGCTACAACCTCACCGTCTTCGCGCTGGTCAGCCTGAAGAGCCAGGCCGAGACCGATCTGCGCGCATTCGAGACGCTGGTCGCGGAAATTCCCGAAGTCCGCGAATGCCATATGCTCAACGGCGAGATCGACTTCATCCTGAAGATCGTCGCGACCGACCTGCCGACCTTCCAGAACATGCTGACCACCCGGCTGACCACCGCGCCCAACGTCGAGCATGTGAAGACCAGCTTCACGATCCGCACGTCGAAGGCGCTGCCGGGCGTGCCCGTTCAGTCCTGA
- a CDS encoding HAMP domain-containing histidine kinase has protein sequence MIGRGRVYPDPRALSLLRRLRGEIPASVRAASARALEYASPPAPLVRLLALDEIQVALPVLRNARLTSTEWVQLLPELAPASRAVLRNRRDLSPMVRRALETYGPIDFVLPDESVKIVEEVVEVPSDDVTPAIPLTPEPEPAVEAAEPEQIIDWTDVVAARSVEPAAPPVEALVVEPLPVVVEETPQPDPAIEEIESALEAVEGPAEPAAPAPPESVGALMARLDSILPPVEEAPVSALPEAVAIEEDLSFVALAGVAASLAAPAMAAFPVTGAIQSGTVEAEKAEEPIAEAAEPAQEPLMASADTLEPDMLLAAIPEEIQEVADFDGDDELEGPFQISDVVARLDSFWKDREEGGDSRPSRPIQPARDFRFETDAKGVVRWVDGVSRSPIVGLSLDLQATPAGGSSVDGVAAGAFRRRAGFSNARMAIEGESDASGDWLISAIPVFDPANGRFTGYRGTARRPRIDERAEPIRMVPAATPADSLRQLVHELRTPTNAIAGFAEMIETQMLGPVSDPYRDRASVIRGQARELLGAIDDLDLAARIDSAALSLVPAPIKLRPVLAGIADDLAQLAALRGSGIALPIDDLSVSGDRRAVERLLARLMATLVSASGPGERIGVRMALDADEVVAITLDRPKALSDYPGDSVLGIDDEAGDATLLGTGFALRLARNLSRELGGSLVIEPESLTLRLPASVNTQVGQAHLS, from the coding sequence TTGATTGGGCGCGGACGCGTCTATCCCGATCCCCGCGCGCTCTCGCTGCTGCGCCGCCTGCGCGGCGAGATTCCGGCTTCGGTGCGCGCCGCGAGCGCCCGTGCCCTCGAATATGCCTCGCCCCCCGCGCCGCTGGTCCGCCTGCTTGCGCTGGACGAGATCCAGGTGGCGCTTCCAGTGCTGCGCAACGCGCGCCTGACTTCCACCGAATGGGTGCAATTGCTGCCCGAACTCGCGCCCGCATCGCGCGCCGTGCTGCGCAATCGCCGCGATCTGAGCCCGATGGTGCGCCGCGCGCTCGAAACCTATGGCCCGATCGATTTCGTCCTGCCCGACGAATCGGTGAAGATCGTCGAGGAAGTCGTTGAGGTCCCTTCGGACGATGTGACGCCGGCGATTCCGCTGACGCCCGAGCCCGAACCCGCCGTGGAAGCGGCTGAGCCCGAACAGATCATCGACTGGACCGACGTCGTTGCGGCTCGCTCGGTCGAACCTGCCGCGCCGCCGGTTGAAGCGCTCGTCGTCGAGCCGCTGCCGGTCGTGGTGGAGGAAACCCCGCAACCCGATCCGGCGATCGAGGAAATCGAATCCGCTTTGGAAGCCGTCGAAGGTCCGGCGGAACCGGCCGCACCGGCCCCGCCCGAAAGCGTGGGCGCGTTGATGGCACGGCTCGATTCGATCCTGCCGCCGGTCGAGGAAGCACCGGTTTCCGCGCTTCCGGAGGCGGTGGCGATCGAGGAGGACCTGTCCTTCGTCGCGCTCGCCGGCGTTGCAGCGTCGCTGGCCGCGCCCGCGATGGCGGCGTTCCCCGTAACGGGTGCGATCCAATCCGGGACAGTCGAGGCAGAGAAGGCCGAGGAGCCGATTGCGGAAGCCGCCGAACCGGCTCAGGAACCACTCATGGCCTCTGCCGATACTCTTGAGCCCGACATGTTGCTGGCTGCTATTCCTGAAGAAATTCAGGAAGTTGCAGATTTCGATGGTGACGACGAGCTCGAAGGGCCGTTCCAGATTTCGGATGTCGTCGCCCGGCTCGATTCCTTCTGGAAGGATCGCGAGGAGGGCGGCGATTCGCGTCCGTCGCGCCCGATCCAGCCGGCCCGGGATTTCCGCTTCGAAACCGACGCCAAGGGCGTGGTCCGCTGGGTCGACGGCGTCAGCCGTTCGCCGATCGTCGGGCTCTCGCTCGATCTTCAGGCGACTCCGGCCGGCGGATCGAGCGTCGATGGCGTCGCCGCCGGCGCATTCCGCCGCCGTGCCGGTTTTTCCAATGCGCGCATGGCGATCGAAGGCGAATCGGACGCTTCGGGCGACTGGCTGATCTCGGCCATCCCCGTGTTCGATCCGGCCAATGGCCGTTTCACCGGCTATCGCGGCACCGCTCGCCGTCCGCGCATCGACGAGCGCGCCGAGCCGATCCGGATGGTCCCCGCCGCGACACCGGCCGATTCGCTGCGCCAGCTCGTCCACGAACTGCGCACGCCGACAAATGCGATCGCCGGCTTTGCCGAGATGATCGAGACGCAGATGCTGGGTCCGGTCTCCGATCCCTATCGCGACCGCGCCAGCGTGATCCGCGGTCAGGCGCGCGAGCTGCTCGGGGCGATCGACGATCTCGATCTGGCCGCGCGGATCGACAGTGCGGCGCTGTCGCTGGTCCCCGCGCCGATCAAGTTGCGCCCGGTGCTTGCCGGAATCGCCGACGATCTGGCGCAGCTTGCCGCGCTGCGCGGATCGGGCATCGCGCTGCCGATCGACGATCTGTCGGTCAGCGGCGATCGCCGCGCCGTCGAGCGGCTGCTCGCCCGGCTGATGGCGACGCTCGTTTCGGCAAGCGGCCCCGGCGAGCGGATCGGCGTTCGCATGGCGCTCGACGCCGACGAAGTCGTGGCGATCACGCTCGACCGGCCCAAGGCGTTGTCCGACTATCCGGGCGATTCGGTGCTCGGCATCGATGACGAGGCTGGTGACGCCACCCTGCTCGGCACCGGCTTCGCGCTGCGGCTCGCCCGCAATCTGTCGCGCGAGTTGGGCGGTTCGCTGGTGATCGAGCCGGAGAGCTTGACTTTGCGCCTCCCGGCATCCGTAAACACGCAAGTGGGCCAGGCACATCTAAGCTGA
- a CDS encoding polysaccharide deacetylase family protein encodes MPEPVREDLVDWPAEFGTRFTVFVDTEEEFDWSKPLDRAARGTQAMNALPAAHRRFADCGVPLNYMIDHPIATCPRSVDILRSCIEDGRSTVGTQLHPWVNPPFEEEVNGPNSFTANLPVALQAAKLRVLTEAIERAFGARPLAYRAGRYGIGRATPALLAAEGYRLDSSMRSGYDYSAEQGPDFSAIPNHAFRMGQVIELPFTTVNTGLLRRGGARLYRTLGRIPHGRGAASRLGLFSRVSLTPEDMPLNEAMEAVRVAVGEGLRVLNFSFHSPSVEPGHTPYVRDAAGLAAFHRWWDEIFDLLERLGVRPASLGDVLDAAGGPGRT; translated from the coding sequence GTGCCTGAACCCGTGCGCGAGGATCTGGTCGACTGGCCGGCCGAATTCGGGACGCGCTTCACCGTGTTCGTCGATACCGAAGAGGAATTCGACTGGTCGAAGCCGCTCGACAGGGCAGCGCGCGGCACCCAGGCGATGAACGCGCTGCCGGCAGCGCACAGGCGTTTCGCGGATTGCGGCGTGCCGCTCAACTATATGATCGACCATCCCATCGCGACGTGCCCGCGATCGGTCGACATTCTCAGATCCTGCATCGAGGATGGCCGCTCGACGGTCGGGACCCAGCTTCACCCCTGGGTCAATCCGCCGTTCGAGGAGGAAGTGAACGGTCCCAACAGCTTCACCGCCAATCTTCCCGTCGCATTGCAGGCCGCCAAGCTGCGGGTACTGACCGAAGCGATCGAACGCGCCTTTGGCGCGCGCCCGCTGGCCTATCGCGCCGGCCGTTATGGGATCGGCCGCGCGACCCCGGCGCTGCTCGCCGCCGAGGGCTATCGCCTCGATAGCTCGATGCGTTCGGGCTATGATTATTCCGCCGAGCAGGGCCCCGATTTCTCCGCGATCCCCAACCATGCGTTCCGCATGGGTCAGGTAATCGAGCTGCCCTTCACCACGGTCAACACCGGCCTGCTGCGCCGCGGCGGCGCGCGCCTCTACCGCACGCTGGGCCGAATCCCGCACGGGCGCGGCGCGGCATCGCGGCTGGGCCTGTTCTCGCGCGTCTCGCTGACCCCGGAAGACATGCCGTTGAACGAAGCGATGGAAGCGGTGCGGGTCGCGGTGGGCGAGGGACTTCGCGTCCTCAATTTCTCGTTCCACTCGCCTTCGGTTGAGCCCGGCCACACGCCCTATGTTCGCGACGCGGCGGGGCTGGCTGCGTTTCATCGCTGGTGGGACGAGATATTCGACCTGCTGGAAAGGCTGGGCGTGCGCCCGGCGTCGCTCGGCGACGTGCTGGATGCCGCTGGTGGGCCCGGCAGGACTTGA